From Micromonospora sp. NBC_01699, a single genomic window includes:
- the hemG gene encoding protoporphyrinogen oxidase, producing the protein METGTRDDAAGRPARIAVVGGGITGLAAALRLRDRAPDGSTITVYEQSGSLGGKLRTGSVAGAPVEFGAEAFLTRDPAGGESAAVALARRLGLGEDLVHPATGQAAIALRGRLLPVPGGTLVGVPGDLEKVSALAQPAADRDRDGGGPLLGPDEDVAVGELVRRRLGDEVVDRLVDPMLGGVYAGRADSLSLATTMPGLARTARIEGTLTGAVRAALAASPRTPGRPVFATVEGGLGRLVTAAAEHLVAPVGAGSGTAVGGVQIRLGATVRELAPTPTGWRLVIGPTRDPEQVEADAVVLALPARPAARLLAGVDVGVGALVGRLDYASVALVTLVVPAATLPDLSGFLVPATEGTLTKAATFFSTKWAHQRRSDGLALLRASVGRYGEEHLLQREDAELVAAVHGELGRLLPGGALPAPVASHVQRWGGALPQYQPGHLERVAAARNTLRTSHPTLALAGAGYDGVGMPICVRSGETAAEEIVKALGGATG; encoded by the coding sequence ATGGAAACCGGTACGCGGGACGACGCGGCGGGACGGCCGGCGCGGATCGCGGTGGTCGGCGGCGGCATCACCGGTCTCGCCGCCGCGCTGCGGTTGCGGGACCGGGCACCGGACGGCAGCACGATCACCGTCTACGAGCAGTCCGGCTCGCTGGGCGGCAAGCTGCGTACCGGCAGCGTCGCCGGAGCGCCGGTCGAGTTCGGTGCCGAGGCGTTCCTGACCCGCGACCCCGCCGGGGGCGAGTCGGCGGCGGTCGCCCTGGCCCGCCGGCTGGGGCTGGGCGAGGACCTGGTGCACCCGGCGACCGGGCAGGCGGCGATCGCGTTGCGTGGCCGGCTGCTGCCCGTACCCGGCGGCACGCTGGTCGGCGTACCCGGAGATCTGGAAAAGGTGTCCGCGCTGGCGCAGCCGGCGGCGGACCGGGACCGCGACGGCGGTGGCCCGCTGCTCGGCCCGGACGAGGACGTCGCCGTCGGTGAGCTGGTCCGGCGCCGGCTCGGCGACGAGGTCGTCGACCGGCTGGTCGACCCGATGCTCGGCGGCGTCTACGCCGGCCGGGCGGACTCGCTCTCGCTGGCCACCACCATGCCCGGATTGGCCCGCACCGCCCGGATCGAGGGCACCCTGACCGGCGCCGTCCGGGCCGCCCTGGCGGCCTCGCCCCGCACCCCCGGCCGACCGGTCTTCGCCACCGTGGAGGGCGGGCTGGGTCGGCTGGTCACGGCCGCGGCCGAACACCTGGTGGCACCCGTCGGGGCCGGCAGCGGTACGGCGGTCGGCGGGGTCCAGATCAGGCTCGGCGCGACGGTACGGGAGCTGGCCCCCACCCCGACCGGCTGGCGGCTGGTGATCGGCCCCACCCGCGACCCGGAACAGGTCGAGGCGGACGCGGTGGTGCTGGCCCTGCCGGCGCGTCCGGCCGCCCGGCTGCTCGCCGGGGTCGACGTCGGTGTCGGTGCCCTGGTCGGCCGGCTCGACTACGCCAGCGTGGCGCTGGTCACCCTGGTCGTGCCGGCGGCGACCCTGCCCGACCTCTCCGGTTTCCTGGTGCCGGCGACCGAGGGCACGCTGACCAAGGCGGCCACCTTCTTCAGCACCAAGTGGGCGCACCAGCGCCGGTCGGACGGGCTGGCGCTGCTGCGCGCCTCGGTCGGCCGCTACGGCGAGGAGCACCTGTTGCAGCGCGAGGACGCCGAGCTGGTCGCGGCGGTGCACGGGGAACTGGGTCGACTGCTGCCCGGTGGCGCACTGCCGGCGCCGGTGGCCAGCCACGTCCAGCGGTGGGGCGGGGCGCTGCCGCAGTACCAGCCGGGACACCTGGAACGGGTGGCGGCGGCGCGGAACACGCTGCGGACGAGCCACCCGACGCTGGCGCTGGCCGGCGCCGGCTACGACGGGGTCGGCATGCCGATCTGCGTACGCTCCGGCGAGACCGCCGCGGAAGAGATCGTCAAGGCGTTGGGAGGAGCCACGGGATGA
- the hemQ gene encoding hydrogen peroxide-dependent heme synthase, which yields MSTDAGAEQSNAARLRELNDTVRYTMWSVFRATGPLPDDRDRIAAEVEALFADLASKDVVVRGSYDVSALRADADLLIWWHATTPDALQEAYGLFRRTGLGRQLAPVWSQMALHRPAEFNKSHVPAFLAGEPARDYICVYPFVRSYEWYLLPDAERREMLAEHGRMARGYADVRANTVASFALGDYEWMLAFEADELHRIVDLMRDLRASRARRHVREEVPFYTGRRRSVGELVASLP from the coding sequence ATGAGCACGGATGCTGGTGCGGAACAGAGCAACGCGGCCCGGCTGCGGGAGCTGAACGACACTGTCCGCTACACCATGTGGTCGGTCTTCCGGGCCACCGGCCCGCTGCCGGACGACCGGGACCGGATAGCCGCCGAGGTCGAGGCGCTCTTCGCCGACCTGGCGAGCAAGGACGTGGTGGTCCGGGGCAGCTACGACGTCTCCGCCCTGCGGGCCGACGCGGACCTGCTGATCTGGTGGCACGCGACCACCCCGGACGCGCTCCAGGAGGCGTACGGGCTGTTCCGGCGTACGGGACTGGGTCGGCAACTGGCACCGGTCTGGTCGCAGATGGCGCTGCACCGGCCGGCGGAGTTCAACAAGAGCCACGTGCCCGCGTTCCTGGCCGGTGAGCCGGCCCGCGACTACATCTGCGTGTACCCGTTCGTGCGCTCGTACGAGTGGTACCTGCTGCCCGACGCCGAGCGCCGGGAGATGCTCGCCGAGCACGGCCGGATGGCTCGCGGCTACGCCGACGTACGGGCCAACACGGTCGCCTCGTTCGCCCTCGGCGACTACGAGTGGATGCTCGCCTTCGAGGCCGACGAACTGCACCGGATCGTCGACCTGATGCGTGACCTGCGCGCCTCCCGGGCCCGCCGGCACGTACGCGAGGAGGTGCCGTTCTACACCGGCCGCCGCCGCTCGGTCGGCGAACTGGTCGCCAGCCTGCCGTGA
- a CDS encoding ricin-type beta-trefoil lectin domain protein: protein MTPSSAMTPSSRTVGRIRPRIVAVLATVAVGLAVGAVGVTHALAATTGAITGYGGKCVDIAAASNANGTRVQLYTCNGSTAQQWTVGDDGTIRALGKCLDVASASTANGARVQIWDCNGSGAQQWTASAGLLRNPTANKCLDATGPSSADGTPLQIWECFGGPNQQWVLPTGGGNPTPTPTAPTTPPPGGNVDLGPNVSVFDPSMPAATIQSRLNTVFQQQESNQFGNNRYALLFKPGTYNVDVNVGFYTQVAGLGYLPDSVTINGGVHVEADWFQGNATHNFWRGAENLSVNPPSGTDRWAVSQAAAYRRMHVRGNLQLDDGGWSSGGLLADTRIDGQVRSGSQQQWLSRNTQWGSWTGSNWNMVFVGAVNAPANSFPNPPFTTVAQTPVVREKPFLYVDQAGNYQVFVPAVRTNTTGTSWASGAPAGTSLPIGQFFVVKPGATAATINAQLAQGKHLLFTPGIYHLNDTLRVTRPDTVVLGLGLATLMPDNGIVAMSVADVDGVKVAGLLFDAGPVNSPVLMEVGPTGSSANHSANPTSLHDVYFRVGGAAVGKATVSLRVNSSNVIGDHLWIWRGDHSYGVGWNVNTADTGLIVNGNDVTMYGLFVEHYQKYQTIWNGERGRTYFYQNEIPYDVPNQASWQNGSQQGYAAYKVADSVTTHEAWGLGSYCFFSSNPSVVLGHSFEVPNRAGVRLHNMTTVSLGGTGTIRNIVNNVGDPANSADNVATLVNYP from the coding sequence ATGACCCCGAGCAGCGCCATGACCCCCAGCAGCAGGACCGTCGGCCGGATCCGGCCCCGCATCGTCGCCGTACTCGCCACCGTCGCGGTCGGGCTCGCGGTGGGCGCGGTCGGCGTCACCCACGCCCTGGCCGCCACCACCGGCGCCATCACCGGGTACGGCGGCAAGTGCGTCGACATCGCCGCCGCCAGCAACGCCAACGGAACCAGGGTGCAGCTCTACACCTGCAACGGCAGCACCGCCCAACAGTGGACCGTCGGCGACGACGGCACCATCCGGGCCCTGGGCAAGTGCCTCGACGTGGCGAGCGCGTCCACCGCCAACGGGGCCAGGGTGCAGATCTGGGACTGCAACGGCAGCGGCGCCCAACAGTGGACCGCCAGCGCCGGCCTGCTGCGCAACCCGACGGCGAACAAGTGCCTCGACGCCACCGGCCCCTCCTCCGCCGACGGCACGCCGCTGCAAATCTGGGAGTGTTTCGGTGGACCCAACCAACAATGGGTCCTGCCCACCGGCGGCGGCAATCCGACGCCGACGCCGACCGCACCGACGACACCGCCACCGGGAGGCAACGTGGACCTGGGACCGAATGTCTCCGTCTTCGACCCGTCGATGCCCGCAGCGACCATCCAGAGCCGTCTCAACACCGTCTTCCAGCAGCAGGAGAGCAACCAGTTCGGCAACAACCGGTACGCGCTGCTGTTCAAGCCCGGCACGTACAACGTGGACGTGAACGTCGGCTTCTACACCCAGGTCGCCGGGCTCGGCTACCTGCCCGACAGCGTCACCATCAACGGCGGCGTGCACGTCGAGGCGGACTGGTTCCAGGGCAACGCCACGCACAACTTCTGGCGCGGCGCGGAGAACCTGTCGGTCAACCCGCCGTCGGGCACCGACCGCTGGGCCGTCTCCCAGGCCGCCGCCTACCGCCGCATGCACGTACGCGGAAATCTTCAGCTCGACGACGGCGGCTGGTCCAGCGGCGGCCTGCTCGCCGACACCCGCATCGACGGCCAGGTCCGCTCCGGCTCACAGCAGCAGTGGCTGTCCCGCAACACCCAGTGGGGCAGCTGGACCGGCTCGAACTGGAACATGGTCTTCGTCGGCGCGGTCAACGCCCCGGCCAACAGCTTCCCGAACCCGCCGTTCACCACCGTCGCCCAGACGCCGGTGGTACGCGAGAAGCCGTTCCTCTACGTCGACCAGGCCGGCAACTACCAGGTGTTCGTACCGGCGGTCCGGACCAACACGACCGGCACCAGCTGGGCGTCCGGCGCCCCGGCCGGTACGTCCCTGCCGATCGGCCAGTTCTTCGTGGTCAAGCCCGGCGCCACCGCCGCGACCATCAACGCGCAACTGGCCCAGGGGAAGCACCTGCTGTTCACCCCGGGGATCTACCACCTGAACGACACCCTGCGGGTGACCCGGCCGGACACGGTAGTGCTCGGCCTCGGCCTGGCCACCCTGATGCCGGACAACGGCATCGTCGCGATGAGCGTCGCCGACGTCGACGGGGTGAAGGTCGCCGGGCTGCTGTTCGACGCCGGACCGGTCAACTCGCCGGTGCTGATGGAGGTCGGCCCGACCGGCTCGTCGGCCAACCACTCGGCCAACCCCACCTCGCTGCACGACGTCTACTTCCGGGTCGGCGGCGCGGCGGTCGGCAAGGCCACCGTCAGCCTGCGGGTGAACAGCTCGAACGTGATCGGCGACCACCTGTGGATCTGGCGCGGGGACCACAGCTACGGGGTCGGCTGGAACGTCAACACCGCCGACACCGGCCTGATCGTCAACGGCAACGACGTCACCATGTACGGCCTCTTCGTCGAGCACTACCAGAAGTACCAGACCATCTGGAACGGCGAACGGGGCAGGACGTACTTCTACCAGAACGAGATCCCGTACGACGTGCCGAACCAGGCGAGCTGGCAGAACGGCTCGCAACAGGGGTACGCGGCGTACAAGGTGGCCGACTCGGTGACCACGCACGAAGCCTGGGGGCTGGGCAGCTACTGCTTCTTCAGCAGCAACCCGAGTGTGGTGCTGGGGCACTCGTTCGAGGTGCCGAACCGGGCCGGCGTCCGGCTACACAACATGACCACCGTGTCGCTCGGCGGGACCGGCACCATCCGCAACATCGTCAACAACGTCGGCGACCCGGCGAACTCGGCCGACAACGTCGCCACGCTGGTCAACTACCCGTGA